In Candida orthopsilosis Co 90-125, chromosome 4 draft sequence, a single genomic region encodes these proteins:
- a CDS encoding Pmc1 vacuolar calcium P-type ATPase — MAPLTPADRLGRATTLEIPQYDDDASSTHSTTPLQNDTEGVQKYNSMHQKDHPPSYSRRDSIELQSTSSLRSPSHNPKKLPAKTSTHQSLQHRLTGRLSLTGTRSHFDSPISPEDLVGLHDPKSLKHLYDLGGFDHLCTLLKTSPKGLDDHNEADLEARRHDFGINKLPQRTSKSFIQLCWEAMKDKVLIILSIAAVVSLALGLYETFGSGTHYDDEGKPLPKVDWVEGVAILVAIAIVVLVGAANDYQKERQFARLNAKKEDRELIVVRNGEKKLVSIYDLLVGDVINLQTGDVVPADSILFQGEVECDESALTGESETIKKVPVEEAMEIYESHLPTEEDIGSRTIKLRDPYLISGARVLSGLGNAVVTAVGPNSIHGRTMASLQHKPESTPMQERLDNLAEGISKYGFLAAIVLFIVLLIRFGVDLAPGGSFHNLNPTDKGRKFIDIVITAVTIVVVAIPEGLPLAVTLALAFATTRMAQNGNLVRVLKSCETMGSATAICSDKTGTLTENKMRVVRGFFGLKQDGQVLEFDNTADNSYEPTSVEASEDITPESRVFLATNITLNSTAFENSDYNEDVVNAARHKPKQKSFFQRLFSKTESATQEQQEILSAEPFLGNKTESALLILAEKTFGVFQNKSLDDVRSEAQSEIVQVIPFESSRKWSGVVMKIENGFRVYIKGAAEIVFKNCGFELNTDGDLIKLDRTKRDDVLTKIDEYANDALRAIALGHRDFVGITSWPPSGLASSDSPNEVDPHALINVSASASEINKQFVLDALVGIQDPLKPGVSKAVLQCKHAGVTVRMVTGDNINTAKAISKECHILTPDDLDNEYAFMEGPKFRKLSPSERRKIVPQLRVLARSSPEDKRILVDTLRKSGEVVAVTGDGTNDAPALKLADVGFSMGIAGTEVAREASDIILMTDDFTDIVQAIKWGRTVATSIKKFIQFQLTVNITACVLTFVSAVASSENKSVLTAVQLLWVNLIMDTLAALALATDKPDDSFLNRKPAGRHAPLISTSMWKMILGQSMTQLVITFVLHFAGKQLFYPGHSHISNHQQKQLDAMTFNTFVWLQFWKLIVTRKLDEADEITTVRGRITAENLNFFQHLFRNWYFIVIALIIGGFQVLIMFVGGAAFSIARQTPGMWATAILCGFISIPVGIVIRIVPNVWVERIFPTRAFNMFIYYVGFGWVKRKKKSKYDEDEESVGGGGEISGVSGDSDVAAGGGVKSSTTSTLAKHSSTSNKPKS; from the coding sequence ATGGCACCACTTACACCGGCTGATCGTTTAGGTCGAGCCACTACTTTGGAAATACCACAAtacgatgatgatgcttCTTCGActcattcaacaacaccacTACAAAATGATACTGAGGGGGTGCAAAAGTACAATAGTATGCATCAAAAAGATCATCCTCCATCTTATAGTCGTCGTGATTCAATAGAGCTACAACTGACGTCATCTTTGCGATCGCCTTCACATAACCCTAAGAAGTTACCAGCAAAAACGTCAACTCACCAGTCTCTACAACATAGATTAACTGGTAGATTATCTTTAACTGGGACTCGCAGTCATTTTgattcaccaatttcaccAGAGGATTTGGTTGGTTTACATGATCCAAAGTCTTTAAAACATTTGTACGATCTAGGTGGGTTTGACCATTTATGCACCTTGTTAaaaacatcaccaaaggGACTTGATGACCACAATGAAGCTGATCTAGAAGCTAGACGTCATGACTTTGGTATCAACAAACTACCACAAAGGACGTCCAAAAGTTTTATACAACTTTGTTGGGAAGCAATGAAGGATAAAGTATTGATTATTTTATCCattgctgctgttgtttctttAGCGTTGGGATTATATGAGACTTTTGGTAGTGGTACTCATTATGATGACGAAGGGAAACCTCTACCCAAAGTCGATTGGGTTGAAGGTGTGGCCATTTTGGTGGCTATCGCTATTGTTGTCCTTGTTGGTGCAGCTAatgattatcaaaaagAGCGACAATTTGCTCGACTAAATGCAAAAAAGGAAGATCGTGAATTGATAGTTGTACGAAATGGGGAGAAAAAACTAGTTTCCATTTATGATTTGTTAGTGGGAGATGTTATCAATTTACAAACTGGTGATGTTGTCCCTGCAGATTCGATCTTATTTCAAGGTGAAGTTGAATGTGATGAAAGTGCCTTGACTGGTGAATCAGAAACTATTAAAAAAGTGCCGGTTGAAGAAGCAATGGAAATTTACGAACTGCATTTACCTACCGAAGAAGATATTGGCAGTAGAACGATAAAATTACGTGATCCTTATTTGATCTCAGGAGCTAGAGTCTTGTCTGGTTTGGGTAATGCTGTTGTTACTGCTGTGGGGCCAAACTCCATCCATGGAAGAACAATGGCTAGTTTACAACATAAGCCTGAATCGACACCCATGCAAGAAAGATTGGACAACTTGGCTGAGGGAATCTCCAAGTATGGTTTCCTAGCAGCTATTGTCTTGTTTATTGTGTTGCTTATTCGATTTGGTGTGGATTTAGCGCCTGGTGGTTCATTCCATAACTTGAACCCGACTGATaaaggaagaaaatttattgatattgttatTACAGCAGTcaccattgttgttgttgccaTTCCTGAAGGTTTACCTCTTGCTGTCACTTTAGCATTGGCATTTGCCACCACGAGAATGGCTCAAAATGGTAACTTGGTTAGAGTGTTGAAAAGTTGTGAAACTATGGGAAGTGCTACTGCCATTTGTTCTGACAAGACTGGTACTTTGACtgaaaacaaaatgagAGTTGTACGAGGCTTTTTTGGATTGAAACAAGATGGACaagttttggaatttgatAATACCGCCGACAATTCGTATGAACCTACATCAGTTGAAGCTAGTGAAGATATCACTCCTGAATCTAGGGTTTTTCTTGCTACGAATATTACCCTTAATTCAACtgcatttgaaaatagtGATTATAATGAAGATGTAGTCAATGCTGCTAGACATAAACCAAAGCAAAAGAGTTTTTTCCAACGTCTCTTCTCAAAAACAGAACTGGCTACTcaagaacaacaagaaatcTTATCTGCTGAACCATTCTTGGGAAACAAGACTGAATCGGCATTATTGATTCTTGCTGAAAAGACGTTTggtgtttttcaaaataagTCACTTGATGATGTACGTAGTGAAGCTCAGCTGGAAATTGTTCAGGTTATTCCATTTGaaagttcaagaaaatgGTCCGGAGTGGTAAtgaagattgaaaatgggTTTAGGGTTTATATCAAAGGTGCAGCTGAAATTGTGTTTAAAAATTGtggatttgaattgaatactGATGGagatttgattaaattggATAGAACTAAACGTGATGATGTTTTGACCaagattgatgaatatgCTAATGATGCGTTACGTGCTATTGCTTTAGGACATCGTGATTTTGTTGGCATTACATCGTGGCCGCCATCCGGTTTAGCATCTTCTGATAGTCCAAATGAGGTAGACCCTCATGCTTTGATTAATGTTAGTGCTAGTGCTAGTGAAATCAATAAGcaatttgttcttgatgCATTGGTTGGTATTCAAGATCCATTGAAACCGGGTGTCTCCAAAGCCGTGTTACAATGTAAACATGCTGGAGTTACCGTTCGTATGGTTACTGGAGATAACATAAACACGGCAAAGGCCATCTCTAAAGAGTGTCATATCTTGACAcctgatgatttggataatGAATATGCATTTATGGAAGGACCTAAATTTAGGAAATTATCTCCATcggaaagaagaaaaattgtACCCCAATTGCGAGTTTTGGCAAGATCATCACCAGAAGACAAACGTATTCTTGTTGATACATTACGTAAAAGTGGtgaagttgttgctgttaCTGGAGATGGTACTAATGATGCACcagctttgaaattggcaGATGTTGGATTTTCCATGGGTATTGCAGGTACCGAAGTTGCTCGTGAAGCTTCCGATATTATATTGATGACTGATGATTTCACTGATATTGTTCAAGCTATCAAATGGGGTCGTACTGTTGCTacttcaatcaagaaatttattcaatttcaattgacgGTTAATATCACTGCTTGTGTATTGACATTTGTTTCTGCGGTTGCTTCAAGTGAAAATAAATCAGTGTTGACGGCAGTTCAATTATTATGGGTTAATTTGATTATGGATACTTTGGCAGCATTGGCTTTGGCCACCGATAAACCTgatgattcatttttgaacaGAAAACCAGCTGGTAGACATGCACCACtcatttcaacatcaatgtGGAAGATGATTTTGGGTCAATCTATGACTCAATTGGTTATTACTTTTGTATTGCATTTTGCTGGTAAACAATTATTTTACCCAGGACATTCTCACATTTCCAATCATCAACAGAAACAATTGGATGCCATGACTTTTAATACGTTTGTTTGGTtacaattttggaaattgattgtCACGCGtaaattggatgaagcTGATGAAATCACGACTGTGAGAGGTAGAATCACCGCTGAGAATctcaatttctttcaacACTTGTTCCGTAACTGGTACTTTATTGTTATTGCCCTCATTATTGGTGGGTTCCAAGTCCTAATTAtgtttgttggtggtgctgcATTCAGCATAGCTAGACAAACACCCGGAATGTGGGCCACGGCTATCTTATGTGGGTTTATCAGTATCCCCGTGGGTATTGTTATTCGAATTGTACCTAATGTTTGGGTTGAACGTATTTTCCCTACTAGAGCATTCAATATGTTTATTTATTATGTTGGATTTGGCTGGGTtaagaggaagaagaagagtaAGTATGATGAAGACGAGGAGAGCGTTGGAGGTGGTGGAGAAATAAGT